AGTTGTGTTGCTAGTTCTAAGCCACCAGCACCACCTCCAACAATTACAATGTGATGTAAATTTTGGGTCATTTTTTCACCTAATTATTTTTCTATAAAAAAAGATGGCTAAATTATGCCATCTTTTATTTATAAAATTTATTGTGCATCTGTGCACAATTTGATGTTTTTAGTGCGAATCTACAGGGTAGAGTTTTACAGCACTATGTTCACTTGATGAAAAAATAGAGAAGAGGCCAGAAAACCACATCATGATTTTTTGGAAAATATTGGCTTCTTCAATATGCACGTTATCTTCAATTTGAAGACTACGGATGAGTTGATTATTTTGATAAATCGATACTGTTGCCAAACTCATGACTTTCATTAACGGTGCAGTTAATTGTTTTTCATTGAGTTCAATGTTTACACGTGTTTGAGTCGTTTCAAGTGGAGCAATAACCTTAGGTTGCAGGTTGCTATCAAGTACTTGAACGCGCTGAGTCACATTATCAAAATTATTTAAGTCGATCGGTGCTGGGTCAGCATATAAAGAAGTCGTTACAATCGTAGGTTGCTTTGTTGCTACCTTAAACATCTTTAAAGTTGACTTTACAACAGGCAGCTCGGCAATTAATTTTTGCTCAGGAATAATGACTTCATCGCGTGTGTAGGTATAAGCAAGATTCATTAATTTATCTGCAATCTCAGCACGTTTTACCGCACTTGGTGTACCTAAAACAATAACTAATAAACGTCTTTGAGCTAAGTCTGATGAAAATGAAGGACGTGAAGCTGTTAATGCCAAATTATAACCAGCTGCTTTAGTGTAACCCGTTTTTAGACCATCAACAGATGGGTCATATTTCAAAGCAAGGTTAGTCGCATGGTGAAAACGTTGGTTGTAGCTAAAGCTTGGCATTTTTGAATAATGTAAATATTCAGGCGTTTGTTTAACTACAGCTTGACCTAATAAGCTTAAATCATGTGCCGTAGTGTAATGATCAGGCATTGTAATCCCAGGAGGATTACTAAAGTGAGTATCTTTCATACCCAAAGCCTGAGCTTCCTGATTCATACGTTGTACAAAGTGAGGAACATCACCAGAAATTTTTTCAGCTAAGGTCACGGCTGCATCATTCGCAGACATCACAATTAAACCTGCCAATAACTGATCAACTGAAATTTGTTCACCAGCTTTAAGGTACATTTGTGATTCATCCCACTGCACGACACTTACCACTGGTGTTGCAGTAATGATTTCTTCTTTTTTCAGCCTTCCAGCTTTAATCTCTTTTAAAGCAATATAGGCAACCATCATTTTGGTTAAAGATGCTGGTGCACGTTGCACATGGCTATTATGCTCGGCAATGATTTGACCCGATTGAGTATCTACAATAGTCCATGCAGCGGCTTCAACACTTTCAGGTGCAATATTGAGTAACGCAGCATTGGTTAGGGTAGTGCAGAAAACACTGAAGAGGGTAAAAAGAGATAGAAAAAATTTCACGGATGACCTTAACTTTTACTGGCAAATACGGGACACAGATGCCCAGCATGCTATGCCTTTTTTTAATGGAAGGCTAGTGGAAATTGTTGCCAAAAAATACATGTACGCAAGAGGATACAAAAAAGTGATAATCTAATGTGAAGCCGTTCTTATTTTTAAATTGAAGAATTTATGTTGCATTATCAAATTGAGTTCGATGATTACAAACAACACCTTGTTCACGTGACAATTCGCTTTTTAGCCAATCCGAATCAGGAACTTTGGCTACCAACGTGGATTCCGGGTAGTTATCTAATTCGAGAGTTCTCAAAACATATTGAATCCGTTAAAGCTTATGATGAAGCTGGACGTCTGCTAGATATTAAAAAAACGAGCAAAAATCGTTGGCGTTTATTTAATACTGATCATGAATTAATGACGATTGAATATGATGTTTATGCATATGATTTGTCTGTACGTGGTGCATATGTCGATCAGACACGCCTCTATGTTAATCCGGCGTGTGTATGTTTGGCTCTAGAAGGACAAGAGGAGTCTGCTTGTGAAGTCGAAGTTTTCTTGCCAGATGAATTAAAACATTTTCAGTTGGCGACAGGTTTGGCTTCAAAAAGTCTAGTCAAAGGTCGCTTTACTTTAAAAGCCGATCATTATGATCAACTGATTGATAGCCCGTTTGAATTGGCTGATCAAACACGTTTTGGTTTTGAAACACATGATATTGAACATGAGTTTGTAATTTCTGGCCCACATAATGCCAATATTGATCGCTTAAAAGCCGATATTGAAAAGATTTGTGCAGCTGAAATAAATATGTTCGGTTCAGCGCCATTTAAAAACTATACCTTTATGACGATGGCAACAGGGAATAGTTATGGTGGATTAGAACATTGCAATAGCACAAGTTTGATTACACCACGTGACGATTTACCAAAATCGAATGAACCAACTGAACCTTCTAAAGATTATCAACGCTTTTTAGGCTTATGTAGTCACGAATATTTTCATTCATGGTTAGTAAAGTTTATCCGCCCAGAAAACTTTGCAAACTATAATTTGCATCAAGAAGGTTACACCACTTTACTTTGGATATTTGAAGGCTTTACTTCATATTATGACGACCTGATTTTATTGCGTAGTGGCGTAATTTCTCAGAAGTCTTATCTTGATTTACTTAAAGCACAAATTGATCGCTATTTACAAAATCCAGGCCGTTTTGTTCAAACAGTTGCCGAATCAAGTTTTGATGCTTGGATTAAATTTTATCGTCAAGATGAAAACTCAAATAACGCGGGTACCAGTTACTACAATAAGGGTGCTTTGGTTGCGCTGTGCCTAGATTTAGGTTTACGTCTACGTGGTTCTAGTCTTGATGCTTTAATGCGTCGATTGTATGAAAATACTCAAAATGGTATGCAAGTAAATGAAAGAACCATTTTTGATTTATGTAAAGAACTGACGGGTGATAATTGGATTGAACAAATTAATCATTTGATTAACACGACTGATGAATTACCGCTTGATCAATTACTTCCTGAGTTTGGTTTAAGCTATAGAGTTAAAACCGACAAATCTTTGCCATTAGGCTTAAAACTTGCCGATAAGCCAGAAGGTGTGCTTGTGCAAAGTGCCCGCCGTGATAGTGCAGCAGCTAAAGCAGGTATTTCTGCCAATGATGTGATTATTGCAATTGATGGTTTAAAAGCATCCACTAAGCTTATCGAGAAGTATGCAAAACAGGGTGGCACTTATACTGTCTTTGCTTTCCGTCGTGATGAGTTAATATCTTTTGAAGTCGATTGCACAACATCTGATTTAACCGAAGTTGAACTTATAGTTGAAGATCAAGCTAAAACTGAAAAATGGTTAAAAGTTTAGATTAAAGCTAAATAGTTTATAAAAAACCGATGTTTTGCACATCGGTTTTTACTTTTAAGTACTTCCAAAAGATGAAATCCGTTTTACCTTTGAGTTTATTTTGAATGAAAAGTATAATAATTGTCAGAACACTGAAAGATATCTCATGTAATTTAATGATGTTTAATGCCTGAAAAGTGATCTGAATGTGCGTATTACAATAAATTAGATATGAGAAAATTATCTATATATTTATATTATGTATTATTTCGCTACGAAATGTCGTTATCACTAGATATTTCGTTGACTGGAAGGCAATGAGAGTCGATACTCTCAGGGTTTTATTTAAGCATATCGGTTCGTAGGCACTGGGCCAAAAGCTCGGTCCTCAATACTCAATCAAACGGAAGGGGCTATATATGGCTGGTGAAAAGTCAACTATTATTTACACACTGACTGACGAGGCGCCACTATTGGCGACCTATTCGCTACTGCCGATCATTGAGACCTTTACTAAGCCAGCTGGCATCGAGATTATTAAAAGTGACATCTCTGTAGCTGCACGTGTGCTCGCAGAATTCGCTGATTACCTAAGTGAAGAGCAAAAGGTATCCGACAACCTTGCAGAGCTAGGTCGTCTTACACAAGATCCAGATACTAACATTATCAAACTCCCGAACATTAGTGCGTCTGTTGCGCAATTAACTGCATGTATCAAAGAGCTTCAATCAAAAGGTTATGCAATTCCTGATTATCCGGAAAATCCTGCAACCGAAGAAGAAAAATCAATCAAAGCTCGTTATGGTAAGTGCCTTGGTTCAGCAGTAAACCCTGTCCTTCGTGAAGGTAACTCTGACCGTCGTGCTCCAGCAGCAGTTAAAAACTATGCAAAAAAACACCCTCATTCAATGAGCGAGTGGAAACAGTGGTCACAAACTCATGTTTCACATATGGAAGAAGGCGACTTCTACCATGGTGAAAAATCAATGACTCTTGACCGTGCACGTAACGTGAAAATGGAACTTATCACGAACAGTGGTAAGAGCATTGTTCTTAAGCCAAAAGTTGCGCTACAAGACGGCGAAATCATTGATTCAATGTTCATGAGCAAGAAAGCACTTTGTGATTTCTATGAAAAAGAACTTGATGATTGTAAAGAAGCGGGAATTTTATTCTCTCTACACGTAAAAGCGACAATGATGAAAGTTTCGCACCCGATCGTTTTCGGTCACTGTGTGAAAATTTACTACAAAGAAGCTTTTGAAAAACACGGTAAGTTATTTGACGAATTAGGCATTAACGTCAATAACGGTATGGCTGGGTTATACGAGAAAATCGAAACTCTTCCAACGTCATTACGTGAAGAAATCATTGAAGACTTACATGCTTGTCAAGAACACCGTCCTGCGCTTGCAATGGTTGACTCAGCAAAAGGCATCACTAACTTCCATTCACCAAACGACATCATCGTTGATGCTTCTATGCCAGCTATGATCCGTGCTGGTGGTAAAATGTGGGGTGCTGATGGTAAGCAATATGATGCTAAAGCTGTTATGCCAGAATCAACATTTGCTCGTATTTACCAAGAAATGATCAACTTCTGTAAGTGGCATGGTAACTTCGATCCGAAGACTATGGGTACTGTACCGAACGTTGGTTTGATGGCTCAAAAAGCTGAAGAATACGGTTCTCACGACAAGACTTTTGAAATTTCAGAAGCGGGTATTGCAAACATTACCGATCTTGACACTGGTGAAGTGTTATTGACTCAAAATGTTGAAGAAGGCGATATCTGGCGTATGTGTCAGGTTAAAGATGCTCCGATTCGTGACTGGGTAAAACTTGCAGTAACTCGTGCACGTAACTCAGGCATGCCTGCGATCTTCTGGCTTGATCCGTACCGTCCACACGAAAATGAATTGATCAAGAAAGTACAAACGTATTTAAAAGATCATGACACGACTGGTCTTGATATTGAGATCATGTCTCAAGTTCGTGCAATGCGTTACACACTTGAGCGTGTAGTACGTGGTCTTGATACGATTTCTGTGACTGGTAACATTTTACGTGACTACTTAACAGACTTGTTCCCAATTATGGAACTTGGTACTTCTGCGAAAATGTTATCTATCGTTCCGCTTATGGCGGGTGGTGGTATGTACGAAACTGGTGCAGGTGGTTCAGCGCCAAAACACGTACAACAGCTTGTTGAAGAAAACCACTTACGTTGGGATTCGCTTGGTGAGTTCCTTGCTCTAGCTGCTTCTTTAGAAGAGATGGGTATTAAAGAAAATAATGCCCGCGCTAAGCTACTTGCGAAGACTCTTGATGAAGCGACTGACAAGTTACTTGATAATGATAAGTCTCCATCACGCCGTACAGGTGAGATTGACAACCGTGGTAGCCATTTCTACTTGTCACTTTACTGGGCTGAAGCACTTGCTGCACAGAACGAAGATGCTGAGTTAAAAGCTAAATTTGCTTCACTTGCAAATACTTTAGCTCAAGAAGAGCCGAAGATTGTTGCTGAACTTGCTCAAGTACAAGGTAAACCAGCTGACATCGGTGGTTACTATGCAATTGATAAAGCAAAAGTAGATGCTGTAATGCGTCCAAGTGCTACATTTAATGCAGCTCTTGCAACTGTTGGTGCTTAATTACTAACTCGTTAGTGAATAGCTCAAAAGCCGGTGTATAAACACCGGCTTTTTTATTGTCATAAATATAAAATTTAGGTACAAAGTTACAGATTAATATAAGATTCAAGTAATATGATTAAACTAAATATAGAACAGGTTAATGCATTAGCTGAGTTAGCAGATGATTTGTTACTCGATAAGAATAGAAAAGATGAGTTAGTTGAATTATTAGAAGTACACACGCAAACTTCTTTTATATTTGAAAGTGACACTTGTAAGGGATATTTCTATTATATCTTAGGTAATTGTAGTTCTGGTATATATAAATATTATAGAGAAAGTTGGTACTCTAAGGACTTAATTAATACTGTTAATCTCTATC
This region of Acinetobacter sp. XS-4 genomic DNA includes:
- a CDS encoding NADP-dependent isocitrate dehydrogenase; the protein is MAGEKSTIIYTLTDEAPLLATYSLLPIIETFTKPAGIEIIKSDISVAARVLAEFADYLSEEQKVSDNLAELGRLTQDPDTNIIKLPNISASVAQLTACIKELQSKGYAIPDYPENPATEEEKSIKARYGKCLGSAVNPVLREGNSDRRAPAAVKNYAKKHPHSMSEWKQWSQTHVSHMEEGDFYHGEKSMTLDRARNVKMELITNSGKSIVLKPKVALQDGEIIDSMFMSKKALCDFYEKELDDCKEAGILFSLHVKATMMKVSHPIVFGHCVKIYYKEAFEKHGKLFDELGINVNNGMAGLYEKIETLPTSLREEIIEDLHACQEHRPALAMVDSAKGITNFHSPNDIIVDASMPAMIRAGGKMWGADGKQYDAKAVMPESTFARIYQEMINFCKWHGNFDPKTMGTVPNVGLMAQKAEEYGSHDKTFEISEAGIANITDLDTGEVLLTQNVEEGDIWRMCQVKDAPIRDWVKLAVTRARNSGMPAIFWLDPYRPHENELIKKVQTYLKDHDTTGLDIEIMSQVRAMRYTLERVVRGLDTISVTGNILRDYLTDLFPIMELGTSAKMLSIVPLMAGGGMYETGAGGSAPKHVQQLVEENHLRWDSLGEFLALAASLEEMGIKENNARAKLLAKTLDEATDKLLDNDKSPSRRTGEIDNRGSHFYLSLYWAEALAAQNEDAELKAKFASLANTLAQEEPKIVAELAQVQGKPADIGGYYAIDKAKVDAVMRPSATFNAALATVGA
- a CDS encoding PDZ domain-containing protein, with the protein product MLHYQIEFDDYKQHLVHVTIRFLANPNQELWLPTWIPGSYLIREFSKHIESVKAYDEAGRLLDIKKTSKNRWRLFNTDHELMTIEYDVYAYDLSVRGAYVDQTRLYVNPACVCLALEGQEESACEVEVFLPDELKHFQLATGLASKSLVKGRFTLKADHYDQLIDSPFELADQTRFGFETHDIEHEFVISGPHNANIDRLKADIEKICAAEINMFGSAPFKNYTFMTMATGNSYGGLEHCNSTSLITPRDDLPKSNEPTEPSKDYQRFLGLCSHEYFHSWLVKFIRPENFANYNLHQEGYTTLLWIFEGFTSYYDDLILLRSGVISQKSYLDLLKAQIDRYLQNPGRFVQTVAESSFDAWIKFYRQDENSNNAGTSYYNKGALVALCLDLGLRLRGSSLDALMRRLYENTQNGMQVNERTIFDLCKELTGDNWIEQINHLINTTDELPLDQLLPEFGLSYRVKTDKSLPLGLKLADKPEGVLVQSARRDSAAAKAGISANDVIIAIDGLKASTKLIEKYAKQGGTYTVFAFRRDELISFEVDCTTSDLTEVELIVEDQAKTEKWLKV
- a CDS encoding D-alanyl-D-alanine carboxypeptidase PBP6B; translation: MKFFLSLFTLFSVFCTTLTNAALLNIAPESVEAAAWTIVDTQSGQIIAEHNSHVQRAPASLTKMMVAYIALKEIKAGRLKKEEIITATPVVSVVQWDESQMYLKAGEQISVDQLLAGLIVMSANDAAVTLAEKISGDVPHFVQRMNQEAQALGMKDTHFSNPPGITMPDHYTTAHDLSLLGQAVVKQTPEYLHYSKMPSFSYNQRFHHATNLALKYDPSVDGLKTGYTKAAGYNLALTASRPSFSSDLAQRRLLVIVLGTPSAVKRAEIADKLMNLAYTYTRDEVIIPEQKLIAELPVVKSTLKMFKVATKQPTIVTTSLYADPAPIDLNNFDNVTQRVQVLDSNLQPKVIAPLETTQTRVNIELNEKQLTAPLMKVMSLATVSIYQNNQLIRSLQIEDNVHIEEANIFQKIMMWFSGLFSIFSSSEHSAVKLYPVDSH